From the Actinomadura luzonensis genome, the window CGACTGGTACGTGGGCAGCGCGAACGCCGCCGCGTGCGCCTTGCAGAACCCGAACCCGCCGAACGCGTCCAGCACCCGCCAGGCCCGGTCGACGGCCGCGTCGTCGAAGCCGTTGGCCCTGGCCAGCGGCACGAACGTGTTGCGCACCCGCTCGCGCCCCTCCGGCGTGCCGAGGGTGCGCCGCAACATCTCGGCGTAGGACAGGTCGCGCCCGGTCATCACCGAGATGATCTTCAGGACCTGCTCGTGGAACACCACGACGCCGTTCGTCTCGCGCAGCGCCTCGCGCAGCCGCTCGTGCGGGTAGTACGCCTGCCGCCACCCCTGCCGGATCTCCAGGTAGGGGGTGATCATGTCGGAGTTGACCGGCCCGGGCCGGAACAGCGAGATGTCCACGATCAGGTCGTGCATCGCCCGCGGCTCCAGCTTGGCCACCAGCTCCCGCTGCCCCGGCGACTCGATCTGGAAGCAGCCGATCGTGCGGGCGGCGCAGATCATGTCGTAGGTCTCCTGGTCGTCGTGCGGGACGTACTGCGCCTCCGGGTCGTCGCCGCGCTGGGTGTCGAGCTCGACGGTGACGCCGTCCACGCGCTCGATCTCGCCCAGCGCGTACGCCAGCGCCGACTGCATCCGCACGCCGAGCACGTCCAGCTTGAGCAGCCCGGCCTCCTCCACGTCGTCCTTGTCGAACTGCGACATGGGGAACTCCAGCAGGCTGCGCTCGACCGGCGTCCGGTCGAGGAGGCCGGCGTTGCCGATGAGCACCCCGCACGGGTGCAGCGCGATGTGCCTGGGCAGCCCGTCGAGCTTCTCCGCCAGCCGGAACACCCGGTCGAGCCCGGCGTCGCCGAGCCGGCTGCCGCGCAGCTCCGGCAGGTCGTCCAGGGACGCGGTGATCTGCCTGGCCCGGATGTGCGGGAACGCCTTGGCGATCGTGTCGATCTCGTGCGGCGGCAGGCCCATCGCGCCCGCGACGTCGCGGATGGCGCTGCGCGCCCGGTAGGTCTCCATCATGGACACGCAGGCCACCCGGTCCTCGCCGTACCGGTCGAAGATCGCCTTGTAGCAGTCGAGGCGGCGGGCGGACTCGACGTCCACGTCGATGTCGGGCAGCCCGACGCGGCCCTCGGACAGGAAGCGCTCCATGAGCAGGCCGTGCTCCATCGGGTTGATCTCGCCGATGCCGATCAGGTAGTTGACCAGGCTGCCCGCGCCCGAGCCGCGGATGGCGCAGCGCACGCCCATGCCGCGGATCATGTCGGTGATGCCGGCCACCGCGATGAAGTAGCCGGACAGCCGCTTGCGCTCGATGATCGCCAGCTCCTCCCTGAGCCGGTCGCGGGCGCCGGCGTCGCGGTCGAGGCCGCGGCGGAGCAGGCCGTCCTCGACGCGGTGGCGCAGCAGCGGCACGGGGTCGCGGCCGATCTCGGGCAGGTGCAGGTCGGGCGGGCTGTTGCGGAGCGCGAGCAGCCGCAGCGGGTCCATCGCGCACGCCTCGGCCAGCCGCCGGGTGGTCAGCAGCAGCCGCCCCACCCGCGCCTGGTCGGCGCCGCAGACCTTGGCCGCCACCTGCCACATCTCCTTGGTGCCCTTGAGGTAGGCGTGCGAGGTCGTGCGCTCCAGGTGACGCGGGTGCAGGGGGACGAGCTGGCGGGCCGCGTCGAGCACGTCGCCCACCTGGTGGTCGGCCGGGTCGAGGTAGCGCACCGCGTTGGTGAGCACGGCGGGCACGCCCATGGACTCGGCCAGGCCGAGCATGCGCACGGCGGTGGTGGCGTCGCGGAAGCCGTACTGGTCGACCAGCTCGATCACCACGCCGGGCACCGCGGCCCGCCACCGGCCGAGCAGCGTCCGCGCGTGCTCGTCGCGCCGCTCGGCGACGGCGCGGCCCACGTCGGAACGGGGGCCGAGCAGCACGACGAGCCCGTCGTCGGCGCCGAACCCGTGGTCGCCGCCCTGCCCGCCGCCGGGCCCGCCGGCCCAGGCGCCGATCAGCTCGCGGGTGACCTGGGGCTTGCCGCGCTCGCCGGCCCGGTGGGCGGCGGTGACCAGGCGGGCGAGCCGCGACCAGCCCTCGCCGCGGGCCAGCACGGTCACGCGGTCCTCGGCGTCGGGCCCGGTGCGGGGGCGCGACGGGCGCATGCCGGGCACCGGGCCCGACGGCGGGGCCTCCAGCGCCAGGTTGACGCCGACGACCGGGGCGATCCCGGCGTCCGCGCACGCCTGGACATGCTTGATCACGCCGTAGAGGCCGTCGCGGTCGGCCAGGGCCAGGATGTCCATGCCGAACTCGGCGGCGCGGCGGGCGAGGGCCTGGGGGAAGGCGGTGCCGTACCGCATGGAGTACGCCGAGCACACGTTGAGGTGCGGGAACGGCGGCGCCATCAGTCCCACGCCCTCAGCAGCAGCCAGCCGTTGCTGGCGGTGTCGTAGCGCAGCTCGTACGAGCCCACCTCGCGGCCGGGCCCGGCCTCCACGCGCCAGAACTGGCGTTCGCCCGGATCGCCCTCGTTCGTCTTCCACCACTCGCGCGCGACCACCCAGTGGTCGAGGACGCGGCGGACGAGGTGGAGCCGGTCGCGCCAGACGAACTGGATGGGCTCCCCGTCCCTCGTCCACACCTCTATCGGATCGCCATAGAGTCTGCTCAAGACGCTTCTCCCCGCGGCTCTGGTCGTGTTCGTGAGCCACCCGGGGGAAGGCGGGCGCTATGAATCGAACATATGTTCTCCGGCCGCGGAACGCAAGTCGAGCGCCTGCCGCACGAGCGGGTTCGCGCCGATCGAGTTGCGGATGCTGAAGGCCACGCTGCCTGCGCGGTAACGGTCGTCGGAGGACTCCACCGGGCGGCCCTCGTGGGTCGTCGTGACGCGGCGCTGGCGCAGCAGCGGGCTGCCCCGGCGCACGCCCAGCAGGCGGGCGTCCTGGGCGCCGGCGGCGACCGCGTCGATCAGGTGCTCGCCGTAGGCGAAGACGAGCCCGACGGCCTCGTACAGGGCCTCGGTGACCGACTCGCAGTCGGCGGGCAGCGCCTCGACGGCCGGGGCCACCCATCCGGCGTACACCGTCCGCTCGACGAGCACCGGCTCGCCCTCCAGCGTGCGCAGCCGCAGCACCTCCAGCACCTCCTCCCCGCCCAGCCGGGCCGACTCGGCGGCGCTCGCCGGGCGGCGGCGCTGCCCGACCACTTGGCCGCCGAAGCGGTGGCCGCCGGCGCGCGCCCACTGCGCGAAGCTGTGCAGCTCGGCGAAGCTCTGGCTGCGCGCCGCGCCGAGCACGATCCGCCTGGCGCCCTGCCGCGAGCCCACCAGCCCCTCGGCGACCAGCACGGCCACCGCCTGGCGCACGGTGCCGCGCGCCGCGCCGTACCGCTCGGCCAGCTCGGCCTCGCTCGGGAGCTGGGAGCCGACCGGGTGCGCGCCGGAGAGGATGCCCTCCCGCAGGTCATCGGCAATCAGTTCATAGCGCGCAACCACCGCCGCTCCCTCCCATTCACGAAAGAGCAACATTCATGCGACTTACTGGTGCTCGCTTGTTTGTACAAGTTCCCCTAGTTTCATGCCATACCCCCAGCACAGTGGAGGCGTCGTGTTCTCACCTCGCGCCCGCGCGGCCGGAGTCGCCGCGATCCTGACCCTAGTGACCACGGCAGTAACCGCGGCGTGCGGCGCCGCCCCCGGCACCCGGCAGACCACCCAGGCGTCGCAGGGCGGGGCGAACGCCGCCACCGCCACCTCCGCCGCCGACCTCGGCGGGCTGGACAAGCTCGTCGAGGCCGCGAAGAAGGAAGGCACCCTGCACGTCATCGCCCTGCCGCCGGACTGGGCGAACTACGGCGAGATCATCGAGAAGTTCCAGGCCAAGTACGGCATCAAGATCGAGAGCGAGACCCCCGACGCGGCCAGCGCCGACGAGATCAACGCCGTCAAGACCCGCAAGGGCCAGGACCGCGCCCCCGACGTGCTCGACCTCGGCCAGTCGTTCGCGATCAGCGGCGCGGCCGAGGGGCTGTTCGCGCCGTACAAGGTGCAGGCGTTCGGCAAGATCCCCGAGGGCCAGAAGGAGGCCACCGGCCTCTGGGTCAACGACTACGGCGGCTACGTGTCGATCGGCTGCGACGCCAAGAAGATCACCACCTGCCCCACGAGCTTCAAGGACCTGCTCAAGCCCGAGTACAAGGGCAAGGTCGCGATGAACGGCAACCCGACCAAGGCCGGCTCGGCCTTCGCCGGCGTGTACGCCGCCGCGCTCGCGAGCGGCGGCTCCTTCGACGACATCCAGCCCGGCATCGACTTCTTCAAGAAGCTCAAGGACGCCGGCAACTACAACCCGGTCGAGACCACCCCCGCCACCATCGAGAAGGGCGAGACCCAGATCAGCATCGACTGGGACTACAACAACGCCGCCTACGCCCCCCAGATGGCCGACAAGGGCATCGACTGGAAGGTGAACGTGCCCTCCGACGGCAGGTACTTCCAGATGTACGCCCAGGCGATCAACAAGGACGCCCCGCACCCGGCCGCCGCCCGCCTCTGGCAGGAGTACCTCTACAGCGCCGAGGGCCAGAACCTGTTCCTCAAGGGCTTCGCCCGTCCCGTGCTGCTGCCCGCCATGACCGCCGACGGCACCGTGGACCAGGCCCTCGCCGGCAAGCTGCCCCAGGTCGAGGGCGAGCCGACGTTCCCCACCAGCCAGCAGGTCGACGCGGCCAAGGCCAAGCTGGCGAGCGGCTGGGACGCCGCGATCTCGGGATGAGCCGCTCCCTCACGGGCGGCCGGCCGGGAGCCCGGTCGCGGGGATGGCTGGGGGCGCTGCCGCTGCTGGCGTTCTTCGCGCTCGTCTTCGGCGTCCCCGCCGCCGCGCTGGCGGCGGGGGCGTTCACCGCGCAGGGGCGGCCGAGCCTGGACAACCTGGCGCTGAGCCTGCGCGGCGGCTACCTGACCGCCCTGCTCGGCAGCGTGAAGCTGTCGGCGGTGGTGGCGCTGGCCGGGGCCGTGCTCGGCACGTTCCTCGCCCACGCCGTCGTGACCTCGCGCTTCCGGCTGCTGCGCGAGGCGGTGCTGACCGCCTCCGGCGTGCTCGCCAACTTCGGCGGGGTGCCGCTGGCGTTCTTCTGGATCGCCACGCTCGGCAACTCCGGCGTGGTCAGCGGGCTGGTCGGGCTGCCGTCGGGCTCGCTGTACACGTTCTGGGGGCTCGCCGTGGTCTACCTGTACTTCTCGATCCCGCTGATGGTGCTGGCCATGGCGCCGGCGCTGGACGGGCTGCGCCCGCAGTGGCGGGAGGCGGCGGCCAACAACGGGGCCACGGCCTGGCACTACTGGCGGTACGTGGGGCTTCCGGTGCTGGCCCCGGCCATGCTGGGCGGGGTGGTGCTGCTGTTCGGCTCGGCCTTCTCCGCCTACGCCACCGCCAACGCCATGGTCGGCACCGTCGTGCCGCTCGTCACCCTCAAGATCGCCGCCGCGCTCACCGGCGACGTGCTGATCGGCTACGAGAACATCGCGCTCGCCCTCAGCCTCGACATGATCGTGGTGGCCGGCCTGGTGATGGCGATCTACCTGCCGCTGCAGAGGAGGACGTCGCGATGGCTGCACTGACCGGGCTGGAGCCGGTCGCCGCCGCCCCCGCCCGCGCGCCCCGGGCCCGGGTCTGGCGCGGGGCCGTGTTCCTGGTGGCCGGGCTCTACTTCCTGGTGCCGCTCGGGGCCTCGCTCTGGTACACGCTCCACTCGCCCGCGGCCGGGGTGTCGTTCGCGCCGTACGCCGAGCTGCTGACCGCCGAGGGGTTCGCCCGCTCGCTGCTGCTGTCGCTGGGGCTCGCGGCGGCCACCATCGCCGTGGTGCTGCTGCTGGCGCTGCCGGCGATGCTCGCGGCGCGGCTGTTCGCGCCGCGGCTGCGGCCGGTCCTGGAGGTGTTGTGCACGCTGCCGCTGGTGGTGCCGCCGATCACGTTCGTGGCGGGGCTGGCGACGTCGCTGCGGACCGGGACCGAGGTGCTGGCGCCGACGCCGTTCTGGGCCACGATCATCGCGGTGCAGGACCCGGGGTTCCCGGTCGTGCTGGTGCTGGCGTACGTGGTGCTGGTGCTGCCGTTCGTGTACCGGTCGCTGGACGCGGGACTGCGCACGATGGACGTGCGCACGCTCGTGGAGGCGGCCCGCAACCTGGGCGCCTCGTGGCCGTACGTGCTGTTCCGGGTGGTCGTGCCCAACCTGCGCTCGGCGCTCGCCAGCGCGTCGTTCCTGACGCTGGCGCTGGTGCTGGGCGAGTACACCGTCGCGAGCCTGCTGGGGTACGAGCCGTTCGCGGTGTGGATCGTGACCGTCTCCGGGTCGCGCGGGCAGCTCTCGGTGGCCGTGTCCATCCTCAGCCTGCTCATCATCTGGCTGCTCCTGCTGGCCGTGTCCACCGTCTTCGGTAGGGAGAGGAAATCATGAGCGGGTCGGCCTCGGTCGAGTTCAGGGGGCTGCGGCGGGTCTTCGGGCGGACGGTCGCGCTCGACGGCCTCGACCTCGTCATCGCGCCCGGCGAGTTCGTCGCCCTGCTCGGGCCGTCGGGCTGCGGCAAGACGACCGCGCTGCGGTGCGTGGCCGGGTTCGAGCGGCCCGACTCCGGCGCGGTGCTCGTGGACGGCAGGGACATCACCGGCGTGCCGGCCAGCAAACGCGACGCCGGCATGGTCTTCCAGTCGTACTCGCTGTTCCCCAACCTGAACGCCCGCGACAACGTCGCCTTCGGCCTGCGCGTGCGCAAGGTGCCCACCGCCACCCGGCGGGCCCGCGCGGACGAGCTGCTGGAGCTGGTCGGCCTGCCCCAGCACGCCGACCGCTACCCGCACCAGCTGTCCGGCGGGCAGCAGCAGCGGGTCGCGCTGGCCCGCGCGCTCGCGCTGGAACCGCGCGTGCTGCTGCTGGACGAGCCCCTGTCGGCGCTGGACGCCAAGGTGCGCGTCACGCTGCGCGAGGAGATCCGGCGGCTCCAGCTCGGCCTCGGCATCACCACGATCTTCGTCACGCACGACCAGGAGGAGGCGCTGTCGGTCGCCGACCGGGTGGCGGTGCTGCGGGACGGGCGGCTGGAGCAGGTGGGGGCGCCCGCCGAGGTGTACGACCGGCCCGCCACGCCGTTCGTCGCGGAGTTCGTCGGCACCATGAACCACCTGGCGGGGCGGATGGACGGAGACCGGGTGCGGGTGCTGGGCCGGCTCCTGCCCGTGGACGGGCCCGCGCCAGGACCCGGTCCGGCGGAGGTGGACGTGCTGGTCCGGCCGGAGGCGGTCCAGGTGACGCCGCTCGCCGCGGGCGGGACCGACGAGGACGGGGACGGCGGGGACGGGGACGGGGGCGAGGTCGCCGAGGTGATCGCGGCCTCCTTCCGCGGCGCGTCCGTCCGCCTGCGGCTCGCCGTGGCCGGCGGCGAGGTGCTGGCCGACGTGCCCGGGCACGAGGCGGTCCGGCTCGGCCCTGGGACGCGCGTCGCGGTGCGGCTCGTGGAACGTCCCGTGCTGGTGGCGGCCCGCACGGTCACGGCGCCCTCCCCCGTCGTGGCCGCCGATGCGGTCTGACCCCGACGCCGTCCTGCTGGACCTGGACGGGACGCTGGTCGACACCGAGGGGCTGTGGTGGGAGGCGGCCGCCGCCGTCGCCGCGTCCCTCGGGCGGCGGCTGACCCGGGCCGACGTCCCGCACGTCCTCGGCCGCACCGCCGCCGACACCGCCGCCCACCTCCTCCCTGGCCCGGCCCCGGACGGCGCCGGGGCGCTGGCCGAGCGGCTGATCGACGACTACGCCGCGCGCCTCGCCGGCGACGTGCCCGTGATGCCGGGCGCGCACGCCCTCCTCACCGGCCTGGCCGCCGCCGCCATCCCGACCGCCCTGGTCAGCGCCTCCCCGCGCCGCGTGGTCGACCTGCTGCTCCCCCGCCTGCGCCACGCGTTCCACCTGGTCATCACGGACGAGGACACGACGCGCGGCAAGCCCCACCCGGACCCGTACCTGGAGGCCGCCCGCCGCCTCGGCGCGGCCCCGGGCCGCTGCGTCGCCATCGAGGACAGCCCGGCCGGCGTCGCGGCGGCCACCGCGGCGAGCTGCCGGGTGCTGGTCGCCGGCCCGTCGGGGCTGCCGTCGCTGGCCCGCGTGCGGGCCTGCCTGGCCGACGGGGCCGGGTGATCGTCCCTGCCGGGAGCAGGGCGGTGTCGGTAAGCTTGCGCGGCGTGAACCACGGTCGAACCTCCCACGTCGGGCGCTACAGGCTGCTGAGCGTGCTGGGGCGGGGCGGCATGGGCACGGTGCACCTCGCCGAGGACCCGACCGGGCAGCGGGTCGCCGTCAAGGTCATCAACCCCGAGCTGACCCAGCACGAGCAGTTCCGCATGCGTTTCCGCAGGGAGGCCGACGCCGCGCGCCGGGTGCGCAGGTTCTGCACGGCGGCGGTGCTGGAGGCCGCGCTCGACGGCGACCAGCTCTACGTCGTCACCGAGTACGTGCCCGGCCCCAACCTGGAGCAGGCGGTACGCGCGTCGGGCCCGCTGCGCGGCTCCAGCCTGGACGCGCTCGCCGTCAGCGTGGCGACCGCGCTGACCGCCATCCACGCGGCCGGGGTCGTGCACCGCGACCTCAAGCCGTCGAACGTGCTGCTGTCCCCCGTCGGCCCGCGGGTGATCGACTTCGGCATCGCGCGCGCCCTCGACACGCTCGGCGGCGTCACCGGCACCGGCGAACTGGTGGGCACGCCCCGGTACATGGCGCCCGAGGTGCTGCGGGGCGAGCCGGTCTCGCCGGCCTGCGACGTGTTCTCGTGGGGGTGCCTGGTGGCGTTCGCGGCGAGCGGGCGGGCGCCGTTCGGCGGCGACACCCTGCCCGCCATCGTCTACCAGGTGCTCAACACCGAGCCCGGCCTCGACGACGTCGAACCCGGGCTGCGCGAGCTGGTCCGGGCCGCTCTCCGCAAGGACCCCGCCGCGCGCCCGACCGCCCAGCAGCTCCTCGACCACCTGGTCGGCCGGCCGGCCGCCGGGCCCGAGCAGGTGTCGCGGACCGTCCAGGCGACGTGGCAGCACGCGGACGGGCCGTTCGCGCCCGCCACGCGGCCCGGCCCGGCCGGCGGCGCGCGGCGCGCGAAGCTGTACGCCGG encodes:
- a CDS encoding serine/threonine-protein kinase, encoding MNHGRTSHVGRYRLLSVLGRGGMGTVHLAEDPTGQRVAVKVINPELTQHEQFRMRFRREADAARRVRRFCTAAVLEAALDGDQLYVVTEYVPGPNLEQAVRASGPLRGSSLDALAVSVATALTAIHAAGVVHRDLKPSNVLLSPVGPRVIDFGIARALDTLGGVTGTGELVGTPRYMAPEVLRGEPVSPACDVFSWGCLVAFAASGRAPFGGDTLPAIVYQVLNTEPGLDDVEPGLRELVRAALRKDPAARPTAQQLLDHLVGRPAAGPEQVSRTVQATWQHADGPFAPATRPGPAGGARRAKLYAGLAGGAALLAAAGVAAWALLSPSGPPDLDVLYAEDFTQTSGGWNGTYDPDSSASYGYRTDGTYGLDVEHGGQEERRENAPVPFLVATPTTTPDPSAEPTPMLPASVVIGVTAEVKKASGAGEYGLYCHDTDDDDTYYEFALDTAGKARIRRVVDGAGGTLAQPVQVDGLPGKAARIVASCEQSGTAVRLTLWVNGERVHQVEDPNGIGSGTLGVFARTTKAEGSLLRTTFDDFELRGPKPNS
- a CDS encoding ABC transporter ATP-binding protein, with the translated sequence MSGSASVEFRGLRRVFGRTVALDGLDLVIAPGEFVALLGPSGCGKTTALRCVAGFERPDSGAVLVDGRDITGVPASKRDAGMVFQSYSLFPNLNARDNVAFGLRVRKVPTATRRARADELLELVGLPQHADRYPHQLSGGQQQRVALARALALEPRVLLLDEPLSALDAKVRVTLREEIRRLQLGLGITTIFVTHDQEEALSVADRVAVLRDGRLEQVGAPAEVYDRPATPFVAEFVGTMNHLAGRMDGDRVRVLGRLLPVDGPAPGPGPAEVDVLVRPEAVQVTPLAAGGTDEDGDGGDGDGGEVAEVIAASFRGASVRLRLAVAGGEVLADVPGHEAVRLGPGTRVAVRLVERPVLVAARTVTAPSPVVAADAV
- a CDS encoding HAD family hydrolase; translated protein: MRSDPDAVLLDLDGTLVDTEGLWWEAAAAVAASLGRRLTRADVPHVLGRTAADTAAHLLPGPAPDGAGALAERLIDDYAARLAGDVPVMPGAHALLTGLAAAAIPTALVSASPRRVVDLLLPRLRHAFHLVITDEDTTRGKPHPDPYLEAARRLGAAPGRCVAIEDSPAGVAAATAASCRVLVAGPSGLPSLARVRACLADGAG
- a CDS encoding GntR family transcriptional regulator translates to MVARYELIADDLREGILSGAHPVGSQLPSEAELAERYGAARGTVRQAVAVLVAEGLVGSRQGARRIVLGAARSQSFAELHSFAQWARAGGHRFGGQVVGQRRRPASAAESARLGGEEVLEVLRLRTLEGEPVLVERTVYAGWVAPAVEALPADCESVTEALYEAVGLVFAYGEHLIDAVAAGAQDARLLGVRRGSPLLRQRRVTTTHEGRPVESSDDRYRAGSVAFSIRNSIGANPLVRQALDLRSAAGEHMFDS
- a CDS encoding ABC transporter substrate-binding protein, yielding MTTAVTAACGAAPGTRQTTQASQGGANAATATSAADLGGLDKLVEAAKKEGTLHVIALPPDWANYGEIIEKFQAKYGIKIESETPDAASADEINAVKTRKGQDRAPDVLDLGQSFAISGAAEGLFAPYKVQAFGKIPEGQKEATGLWVNDYGGYVSIGCDAKKITTCPTSFKDLLKPEYKGKVAMNGNPTKAGSAFAGVYAAALASGGSFDDIQPGIDFFKKLKDAGNYNPVETTPATIEKGETQISIDWDYNNAAYAPQMADKGIDWKVNVPSDGRYFQMYAQAINKDAPHPAAARLWQEYLYSAEGQNLFLKGFARPVLLPAMTADGTVDQALAGKLPQVEGEPTFPTSQQVDAAKAKLASGWDAAISG
- a CDS encoding ABC transporter permease; this translates as MAALTGLEPVAAAPARAPRARVWRGAVFLVAGLYFLVPLGASLWYTLHSPAAGVSFAPYAELLTAEGFARSLLLSLGLAAATIAVVLLLALPAMLAARLFAPRLRPVLEVLCTLPLVVPPITFVAGLATSLRTGTEVLAPTPFWATIIAVQDPGFPVVLVLAYVVLVLPFVYRSLDAGLRTMDVRTLVEAARNLGASWPYVLFRVVVPNLRSALASASFLTLALVLGEYTVASLLGYEPFAVWIVTVSGSRGQLSVAVSILSLLIIWLLLLAVSTVFGRERKS
- a CDS encoding ABC transporter permease, producing MSRSLTGGRPGARSRGWLGALPLLAFFALVFGVPAAALAAGAFTAQGRPSLDNLALSLRGGYLTALLGSVKLSAVVALAGAVLGTFLAHAVVTSRFRLLREAVLTASGVLANFGGVPLAFFWIATLGNSGVVSGLVGLPSGSLYTFWGLAVVYLYFSIPLMVLAMAPALDGLRPQWREAAANNGATAWHYWRYVGLPVLAPAMLGGVVLLFGSAFSAYATANAMVGTVVPLVTLKIAAALTGDVLIGYENIALALSLDMIVVAGLVMAIYLPLQRRTSRWLH
- a CDS encoding DUF6504 family protein, which codes for MSRLYGDPIEVWTRDGEPIQFVWRDRLHLVRRVLDHWVVAREWWKTNEGDPGERQFWRVEAGPGREVGSYELRYDTASNGWLLLRAWD
- a CDS encoding DNA polymerase III subunit alpha, which codes for MAPPFPHLNVCSAYSMRYGTAFPQALARRAAEFGMDILALADRDGLYGVIKHVQACADAGIAPVVGVNLALEAPPSGPVPGMRPSRPRTGPDAEDRVTVLARGEGWSRLARLVTAAHRAGERGKPQVTRELIGAWAGGPGGGQGGDHGFGADDGLVVLLGPRSDVGRAVAERRDEHARTLLGRWRAAVPGVVIELVDQYGFRDATTAVRMLGLAESMGVPAVLTNAVRYLDPADHQVGDVLDAARQLVPLHPRHLERTTSHAYLKGTKEMWQVAAKVCGADQARVGRLLLTTRRLAEACAMDPLRLLALRNSPPDLHLPEIGRDPVPLLRHRVEDGLLRRGLDRDAGARDRLREELAIIERKRLSGYFIAVAGITDMIRGMGVRCAIRGSGAGSLVNYLIGIGEINPMEHGLLMERFLSEGRVGLPDIDVDVESARRLDCYKAIFDRYGEDRVACVSMMETYRARSAIRDVAGAMGLPPHEIDTIAKAFPHIRARQITASLDDLPELRGSRLGDAGLDRVFRLAEKLDGLPRHIALHPCGVLIGNAGLLDRTPVERSLLEFPMSQFDKDDVEEAGLLKLDVLGVRMQSALAYALGEIERVDGVTVELDTQRGDDPEAQYVPHDDQETYDMICAARTIGCFQIESPGQRELVAKLEPRAMHDLIVDISLFRPGPVNSDMITPYLEIRQGWRQAYYPHERLREALRETNGVVVFHEQVLKIISVMTGRDLSYAEMLRRTLGTPEGRERVRNTFVPLARANGFDDAAVDRAWRVLDAFGGFGFCKAHAAAFALPTYQSAWLKRHHAAAFFAGVLTHDPGMYPARVIIDEARQCGVKILPLDINKSGKDWRVERLGPRVPVRVRPARLGGPEEAPPRRREFRAEDIGKGYALRVPFSAIKGVSEAEVERMVAGQPYTSLADFWDRARPSRPVIERIVQVGGLDALHDLHPGGPRWRPGELTRRDLIARIGALERSSDSGVRTGPRSSQRYTRPSRPAAAPQPSAQLPLGFTEHLPPGELPEMTEAEMVEAELEILGIDVSRHVISFHDELLDLLGVVRARDLLRQRNGSEVLVAGVKVATQTPAVRSGQRVVFTTLEDSTGPIDLTFFESVQGHCASTVFGSWLMLAKGVVRRTGVRAVSLRAVDCWNLADVDALWRSRGVDAVRALLRRTPEEPAGVGGRPVEYANGFRLSPYSDLAPAVAAPPRRLWHASPGSSGPTAA